The following coding sequences lie in one Arachis ipaensis cultivar K30076 chromosome B03, Araip1.1, whole genome shotgun sequence genomic window:
- the LOC107633063 gene encoding ABC transporter G family member 32 isoform X1 produces the protein MWNSADNAFARSASFRKEGEDEEALRWAALERLPTYRRARRGIFKNLGGDKREVDVADLGAQEHRILLERLADALDDDPETFFQRMRNRFDAVDLEFPKIEVRFQNLTVETFVHVGSRALPTISNFICNMSEVFLRQMRILRRKRSKLTILADISGIIRPSRLTLLLGPPSSGKTTLLLALAGRLGPGLQMSGNITYNGHGLNEFVPQRTSAYVSQQDWQVAEMTVRETLQFAGRCQGVGFKFDMLLELARREKSAGIKPDVDLDIFMKSIALGGQETDLVVEYIIKILGLDICGDTLVGDEMLKGISGGQKKRLTTGELLIGPARVLYMDEISTGLDSATTYQIIRYLKHSTRALDTTTIISLLQPAPETYELFDDVILLCEGQIVYQGPRESALEFFKMMGFTCPERKNVADFLQEVTSKKDQEQYWSVLDQPYRYIPVGKFAEAFSLYREGKNLSEELSAPFDKRYNHPAALATCTYGATRLDLLRTNYQWQKLLMKRNSFIYVFKFVQLFLVALITMSVFFRTTMHHNTIDDGGLYLGSLYFSMVIILFNGFTEVSMLVAKLPVLYKHRDLHFYPSWAYTIPSWFLSIPTSLMEAGCWVAVSYYTIGYDPSIIRFFRQFLLYFFLHQMSLGLFRLIGSLGRNMIVANTFGSFAMLIVMALGGYIISRDRIPSWWIWGFWISPLMYAQNSAYVFSLLQTVQNQVTNYPLGKLVLKQRSLYQESYWYWIGLGAMVGYTILFNTLFTIFLAYLNPLGKQQAVVSKSELQEREKRRKGESVIVELREYLQHSASSGKHFKQRGMVLPFQPLSMAFSNINYYVDVPLELKQQGIQEERLQLLVNVTGAFRPGVLTALVGVSGAGKTTLMDVLAGRKTGGVIEGNIYISGYPKRQDSFARISGYCEQTDVHSPCLTVWESLLFSAWLRLSSDVDFETQKAFVEEVMELVELTPLKGALVGLPGIDGLSTEQRKRLTIAVELVANPSIVFMDEPTSGLDARAAAIVMRTVRNIVNTGRTIVCTIHQPSIDIFESFDELLFMKRGGELIYAGPLGPKSSELINYFEAVEGVSKIRSGYNPATWMLEVTSSTEENRLGVDFAEIYRRSSLYQYNKELVESLSKPSNNSKELHFPTKYCRSYFDQFLTCLWKQNLSYWRNPHYTAVRFFYTVIISLMLGTICWRFGAKRDMQQDLFNAMGSMYSAILFIGITNGTAVQPVVSVERFVSYRERAAGMYSALPFAFAQVIIEFPYVFAQAMIYSTIFYSMASFVWSVDRFIWYLFFMYVTMLYFTFYGMMTTAVTPNHNVAAIIAAPFYMLWNLFSGFMIPHKRIPVWWRWYYWANPVAWSLYGLLTSQYGGDEKSVKLSNGNSMAISQVLRVVFGYRHDFLCVAAVMVAGFCVFFAIIFAFAIKSFNFQRR, from the exons ATGTGGAACTCTGCAGATAATGCGTTTGCGCGATCGGCGTCGTTTCGGAAGGAAGGGGAGGATGAGGAGGCACTGCGGTGGGCCGCGCTTGAGAGGCTCCCTACCTACAGGCGAGCACGGAGGGGGATCTTTAAGAATCTCGGTGGCGATAAGAGGGAGGTCGACGTCGCAGACCTTGGCGCACAGGAGCATCGGATCCTTCTCGAGAGGCTCGCCGATGCACTCGACGACGATCCTGAGACGTTCTTTCAGCGCATGAGAAACCGATTCGATGC AGTAGATTTGGAGTTTCCAAAGATTGAAGTTCGGTTTCAAAACTTGACGGTAGAGACTTTTGTCCATGTAGGAAGCAGAGCATTGCCTACAATTTCCAATTTCATTTGCAATATGAGTGAG GTTTTTTTACGGCAAATGAGGATTTTAAGAAGGAAGAGAAGCAAATTGACCATTCTTGCTGATATCAGTGGGATTATAAGGCCTTCAAG ACTAACGCTGCTGTTGGGTCCACCAAGCTCTGGAAAAACGACACTTCTATTAGCTCTTGCTGGTAGGCTGGGACCTGGTTTACAG ATGTCAGGGAACATTACGTACAATGGACATGGTTTGAATGAGTTTGTTCCTCAAAGAACGTCTGCTTATGTCAGTCAACAAGATTGGCAAGTGGCAGAGATGACCGTGAGGGAAACTCTCCAGTTTGCAGGCCGCTGTCAAGGCGTCGGATTTAAATTTG ATATGCTGCTAGAGCTTGCAAGGAGAGAAAAGAGTGCTGGAATAAAACCAGATGTTGATCTTGATATCTTCATGAAG TCAATAGCTCTTGGAGGACAGGAAACAGATCTTGTGGTAGAGTACATCATAAAG ATATTAGGTTTGGACATATGTGGAGACACATTGGTGGGCGATGAAATGCTCAAAGGCATCTCAGGGGGACAAAAGAAACGACTTACAACAG GAGAGTTACTAATTGGTCCAGCAAGAGTTCTGTACATGGACGAGATATCAACCGGCCTCGATAGTGCAACCACTTACCAAATCATTAGATATCTTAAACATTCTACCCGTGCACTTGATACAACCACTATCATATCTCTTCTTCAACCAGCTCCTGAGACCTATGAATTGTTTGATGATGTCATTCTATTGTGCGAGGGTCAGATTGTTTATCAAGGGCCCCGTGAATCTGCTCTTGAATTTTTCAAAATGATGGGGTTCACTTGTCCTGAGCGAAAGAATGTAGCAGATTTCTTACAAGAA GTTACGTCAAAGAAGGACCAGGAGCAATACTGGTCCGTTCTCGACCAGCCTTATCGGTACATACCTGTTGGCAAGTTTGCCGAAGCGTTTTCATTGTATCGCGAAGGAAAGAACTTATCAGAGGAACTAAGTGCTCCTTTCGATAAACGCTACAATCATCCCGCAGCCTTGGCTACTTGTACCTATGGCGCCACGAGGCTTGACCTTCTCAGGACAAATTACCAGTGGCAGAAGCTTCTTATGAAACGGAATTCATTCATTTATGTTTTCAAATTTGTTCAG CTGTTTTTGGTTGCTTTAATTACAATGAGTGTATTTTTCCGGACAACGATGCACCATAATACAATTGACGACGGGGGATTATATCTTGGTTCACTGTACTTTTCTATGGTTATTATTCTCTTCAATGGTTTTACGGAGGTGTCAATGTTGGTTGCAAAGCTTCCAGTTCTGTACAAGCATAGAGATTTGCACTTCTATCCTAGCTGGGCATATACAATCCCTTCTTGGTTCCTTAGCATCCCAACTTCTCTCATGGAAGCTGGTTGCTGGGTTGCTGTCTCTTACTATACAATTGGATATGATCCTTCAATTATCAG ATTTTTTCGGCAATTCTTGCTTTATTTCTTTCTGCACCAGATGTCGCTAGGCCTATTTCGTCTGATAGGATCCTTGGGGCGGAACATGATAGTGGCCAATACTTTTGGATCCTTTGCCATGTTGATTGTGATGGCTCTTGGCGGATACATCATTTCAAGAG ATCGCATTCCAAGTTGGTGGATATGGGGTTTTTGGATTTCTCCTTTAATGTATGCACAAAATTCGGCT TACGTCTTTTCTTTATTACAGACAGTACAAAATCAGGTCACCAACTATCCCTTGGGTAAGCTAGTGTTGAAACAGCGAAGTTTGTATCAAGAGAGCTATTGGTATTGGATTGGTCTTGGAGCAATGGTTGGATATACAATTTTGTTCAACACATTATTTACTATCTTCTTAGCTTACCTTAATC CTTTGGGAAAACAACAAGCTGTAGTTTCAAAGAGTGAGCtacaagaaagagaaaagagaaggaaagGTGAAAGCGTTATTGTTGAGTTGAGAGAGTACTTGCAGCATTCAGCATCCAGTG GAAAGCATTTCAAACAAAGAGGAATGGTTCTCCCATTTCAACCTCTTTCCATGGCTTTCAGCAATATCAATTACTATGTGGATGTCCCTTTG GAATTGAAACAACAAGGGATACAAGAAGAAAGGCTGCAGCTGCTTGTTAATGTTACTGGAGCTTTTAGGCCTGGAGTGTTGACAGCATTGGTTGGAGTAAGCGGGGCTGGAAAAACCACGCTAATGGATGTCTTGGCTGGAAGAAAAACTGGAGGTGTTATAGAAGGGAACATATACATATCTGGTTATCCCAAAAGGCAAGACAGTTTTGCAAGAATTTCCGGTTATTGTGAGCAGACAGATGTTCATTCCCCTTGCTTGACTGTCTGGGAGTCATTATTGTTCTCTGCTTGGCTCCGGTTATCTTCAGATGTTGACTTTGAAACACAAAAG GCCTTTGTTGAGGAGGTAATGGAACTGGTGGAACTCACTCCATTGAAAGGGGCACTAGTTGGTCTACCTGGAATTGATGGCTTGTCAACAGAACAACGAAAAAGATTAACAATAGCAGTTGAACTGGTTGCAAACCCATCTATAGTTTTCATGGATGAGCCCACTTCTGGATTGGATGCCAGGGCTGCAGCCATTGTAATGAGAACTGTTAGAAATATAGTGAATACTGGCCGAACGATCGTGTGCACAATCCATCAGCCTAGCATAGACATATTTGAATCGTTTGATGAG CTTCTGTTTATGAAGCGTGGAGGAGAGCTCATATATGCTGGTCCACTTGGCCCTAAATCTAGTGAACTTATCAATTATTTCGAG GCAGTGGAAGGGGTTTCGAAGATCAGGTCCGGATATAACCCTGCAACATGGATGTTGGAGGTTACTTCTTCAACAGAAGAAAACCGTTTGGGAGTGGACTTTGCAGAAATATACCGAAGATCAAGTTTATACCA GTATAATAAAGAATTGGTTGAAAGCTTGAGCAAGCCGAGCAATAATTCAAAAGAGTTGCATTTTCCAACCAAGTATTGTCGGTCATATTTTGATCAGTTTCTAACTTGTCTTTGGAAGCAAAATCTATCTTACTGGCGTAACCCACACTACACTGCTGTTCGCTTCTTTTACACTGTCATCATCTCCTTGATGCTTGGGACAATATGCTGGAGATTTGGTGCTAAAAG AGACATGCAGCAAGATCTATTCAATGCCATGGGATCCATGTATTCTGCAATCCTCTTCATTGGCATAACAAATGGCACAGCCGTTCAACCTGTTGTTTCGGTTGAAAGATTTGTTTCATATAGAGAAAGAGCTGCTGGGATGTATTCGGCCTTACCATTTGCTTTTGCTCAG GTTATTATTGAGTTTCCTTATGTGTTCGCACAGGCTATGATATACTCCACAATTTTCTATTCTATGGCTTCCTTTGTCTGGAGTGTTGATAGGTTCATATGGTACTTGTTCTTCATGTATGTTACTATGCTGTATTTTACCTTCTATGGAATGATGACAACGGCTGTCACACCAAATCATAATGTTGCTGCCATTATCGCTGCTCCATTTTATATGTTATGGAACCTTTTCAGTGGTTTTATGATTCCTCATAAG AGAATCCCTGTTTGGTGGAGATGGTATTACTGGGCAAACCCTGTAGCCTGGAGTCTTTATGGTCTCCTGACTTCACAGTATGGTGGTGATGAAAAATCTGTGAAGCTATCTAATGGGAATTCCATGGCTATTTCGCAAGTACTCAGAGTGGTGTTTGGGTACAGGCATGATTTCTTGTGCGTTGCCGCTGTTATGGTTGCTGGCTTCTGCGTATTTTTTGCAATAATATTTGCCTTTGCAATTAAATCCTTCAATTTCCAAAGGAGATGA
- the LOC107630425 gene encoding protein PGR yields MESASPSSSSYYYLSSFYQSAKPLLAVSIAFLIAFRAHRKKSLSASGAFAGFFVMALHIFVGSRFGVMLLAFFFTSSKLTKKGQDKKRKLDPEFKEGGQRNWVQVLANSGIASVLVVAIWALAEGQDKCLDSKDSVLITSLIGGVIGHYSCCNGDTWSSELGILSDEQPRLITTFKPVKKGTNGGVTKAGLLAAAAAGSVIGISFVLLGFMTTTCGSDIALKQLLVIPIATLAGLVGSVIDSLLGATLQFTGFCSVRNKIVGKPGPTVKRISGVNILDNNAVNLVSILLTTILTSIACLYIF; encoded by the exons ATGGAATCagcatcaccatcttcttcttcttattattatcTTTCGTCGTTTTACCAATCAGCGAAACCCTTGCTGGCTGTCTCAATCGCGTTCCTTATCGCCTTCAGAGCTCACAGGAAGAAATCCCTCAGCGCTTCTGGAGCCTTCGCTGGCTTCTTCGTTATGGCGCTTCACATTTTTGTAGGAAGCAG GTTTGGGGTGATGCTGCTGGCATTCTTTTTCACTTCGTCGAAGCTTACGAAGAAAGGACAAGATAAAAAGCGAAAGCTTGATCCTGAATTCAAAGAAGGTGGACAAAGAAATTG GGTACAAGTTCTAGCCAATAGTGGCATTGCGTCAGTTTTGGTTGTAGCTATATGGGCATTAGCAGAAGGGCAGGATAAGTGTTTGGACTCTAAAGACTCAGTTCTGATCACTTCTCTCATTGGTGGTGTTATTGGCCACTACTCCTGCTGCAATGGAGATACTTGGTCCTCAGAGCTTGGAATTCTTAGTGATGAGCAGCCTCGTCTGATAACAACATTCAAG CCAGTGAAGAAGGGTACAAATGGTGGTGTGACTAAAGCAGGTCTTTTAGCAGCCGCAGCAGCTGGAAGTGTCATTGGAATATCTTTTGTTCTTCTGGGATTTATGACAACTACATGTGGCTCTGATATAGCTCTTAAACAACTACTGGTCATACCTATTGCTACCCTGGCAGGGCTAGTAGGAAGTGTCATTGATTCTCTGTTGGGTGCAACCCTACAATTCACCGGATTCTGCTCGGTTCGAAATAAG ATTGTTGGGAAGCCAGGACCAACAGTTAAAAGGATCTCAGGAGTCAATATTCTAGACAACAATGCGGTCAACCTTGTATCTATACTTTTGACCACAATTTTGACTTCAATAGCTTGTTTATACATATTCTAA
- the LOC107633063 gene encoding ABC transporter G family member 32 isoform X2, with protein MWNSADNAFARSASFRKEGEDEEALRWAALERLPTYRRARRGIFKNLGGDKREVDVADLGAQEHRILLERLADALDDDPETFFQRMRNRFDAVDLEFPKIEVRFQNLTVETFVHVGSRALPTISNFICNMSEVFLRQMRILRRKRSKLTILADISGIIRPSRLTLLLGPPSSGKTTLLLALAGRLGPGLQMSGNITYNGHGLNEFVPQRTSAYVSQQDWQVAEMTVRETLQFAGRCQGVGFKFDMLLELARREKSAGIKPDVDLDIFMKSIALGGQETDLVVEYIIKILGLDICGDTLVGDEMLKGISGGQKKRLTTGELLIGPARVLYMDEISTGLDSATTYQIIRYLKHSTRALDTTTIISLLQPAPETYELFDDVILLCEGQIVYQGPRESALEFFKMMGFTCPERKNVADFLQEVTSKKDQEQYWSVLDQPYRYIPVGKFAEAFSLYREGKNLSEELSAPFDKRYNHPAALATCTYGATRLDLLRTNYQWQKLLMKRNSFIYVFKFVQLFLVALITMSVFFRTTMHHNTIDDGGLYLGSLYFSMVIILFNGFTEVSMLVAKLPVLYKHRDLHFYPSWAYTIPSWFLSIPTSLMEAGCWVAVSYYTIGYDPSIIRFFRQFLLYFFLHQMSLGLFRLIGSLGRNMIVANTFGSFAMLIVMALGGYIISRDRIPSWWIWGFWISPLMYAQNSASLRLFFITDSTKSGHQLSLVIPGKHFKQRGMVLPFQPLSMAFSNINYYVDVPLELKQQGIQEERLQLLVNVTGAFRPGVLTALVGVSGAGKTTLMDVLAGRKTGGVIEGNIYISGYPKRQDSFARISGYCEQTDVHSPCLTVWESLLFSAWLRLSSDVDFETQKAFVEEVMELVELTPLKGALVGLPGIDGLSTEQRKRLTIAVELVANPSIVFMDEPTSGLDARAAAIVMRTVRNIVNTGRTIVCTIHQPSIDIFESFDELLFMKRGGELIYAGPLGPKSSELINYFEAVEGVSKIRSGYNPATWMLEVTSSTEENRLGVDFAEIYRRSSLYQYNKELVESLSKPSNNSKELHFPTKYCRSYFDQFLTCLWKQNLSYWRNPHYTAVRFFYTVIISLMLGTICWRFGAKRDMQQDLFNAMGSMYSAILFIGITNGTAVQPVVSVERFVSYRERAAGMYSALPFAFAQVIIEFPYVFAQAMIYSTIFYSMASFVWSVDRFIWYLFFMYVTMLYFTFYGMMTTAVTPNHNVAAIIAAPFYMLWNLFSGFMIPHKRIPVWWRWYYWANPVAWSLYGLLTSQYGGDEKSVKLSNGNSMAISQVLRVVFGYRHDFLCVAAVMVAGFCVFFAIIFAFAIKSFNFQRR; from the exons ATGTGGAACTCTGCAGATAATGCGTTTGCGCGATCGGCGTCGTTTCGGAAGGAAGGGGAGGATGAGGAGGCACTGCGGTGGGCCGCGCTTGAGAGGCTCCCTACCTACAGGCGAGCACGGAGGGGGATCTTTAAGAATCTCGGTGGCGATAAGAGGGAGGTCGACGTCGCAGACCTTGGCGCACAGGAGCATCGGATCCTTCTCGAGAGGCTCGCCGATGCACTCGACGACGATCCTGAGACGTTCTTTCAGCGCATGAGAAACCGATTCGATGC AGTAGATTTGGAGTTTCCAAAGATTGAAGTTCGGTTTCAAAACTTGACGGTAGAGACTTTTGTCCATGTAGGAAGCAGAGCATTGCCTACAATTTCCAATTTCATTTGCAATATGAGTGAG GTTTTTTTACGGCAAATGAGGATTTTAAGAAGGAAGAGAAGCAAATTGACCATTCTTGCTGATATCAGTGGGATTATAAGGCCTTCAAG ACTAACGCTGCTGTTGGGTCCACCAAGCTCTGGAAAAACGACACTTCTATTAGCTCTTGCTGGTAGGCTGGGACCTGGTTTACAG ATGTCAGGGAACATTACGTACAATGGACATGGTTTGAATGAGTTTGTTCCTCAAAGAACGTCTGCTTATGTCAGTCAACAAGATTGGCAAGTGGCAGAGATGACCGTGAGGGAAACTCTCCAGTTTGCAGGCCGCTGTCAAGGCGTCGGATTTAAATTTG ATATGCTGCTAGAGCTTGCAAGGAGAGAAAAGAGTGCTGGAATAAAACCAGATGTTGATCTTGATATCTTCATGAAG TCAATAGCTCTTGGAGGACAGGAAACAGATCTTGTGGTAGAGTACATCATAAAG ATATTAGGTTTGGACATATGTGGAGACACATTGGTGGGCGATGAAATGCTCAAAGGCATCTCAGGGGGACAAAAGAAACGACTTACAACAG GAGAGTTACTAATTGGTCCAGCAAGAGTTCTGTACATGGACGAGATATCAACCGGCCTCGATAGTGCAACCACTTACCAAATCATTAGATATCTTAAACATTCTACCCGTGCACTTGATACAACCACTATCATATCTCTTCTTCAACCAGCTCCTGAGACCTATGAATTGTTTGATGATGTCATTCTATTGTGCGAGGGTCAGATTGTTTATCAAGGGCCCCGTGAATCTGCTCTTGAATTTTTCAAAATGATGGGGTTCACTTGTCCTGAGCGAAAGAATGTAGCAGATTTCTTACAAGAA GTTACGTCAAAGAAGGACCAGGAGCAATACTGGTCCGTTCTCGACCAGCCTTATCGGTACATACCTGTTGGCAAGTTTGCCGAAGCGTTTTCATTGTATCGCGAAGGAAAGAACTTATCAGAGGAACTAAGTGCTCCTTTCGATAAACGCTACAATCATCCCGCAGCCTTGGCTACTTGTACCTATGGCGCCACGAGGCTTGACCTTCTCAGGACAAATTACCAGTGGCAGAAGCTTCTTATGAAACGGAATTCATTCATTTATGTTTTCAAATTTGTTCAG CTGTTTTTGGTTGCTTTAATTACAATGAGTGTATTTTTCCGGACAACGATGCACCATAATACAATTGACGACGGGGGATTATATCTTGGTTCACTGTACTTTTCTATGGTTATTATTCTCTTCAATGGTTTTACGGAGGTGTCAATGTTGGTTGCAAAGCTTCCAGTTCTGTACAAGCATAGAGATTTGCACTTCTATCCTAGCTGGGCATATACAATCCCTTCTTGGTTCCTTAGCATCCCAACTTCTCTCATGGAAGCTGGTTGCTGGGTTGCTGTCTCTTACTATACAATTGGATATGATCCTTCAATTATCAG ATTTTTTCGGCAATTCTTGCTTTATTTCTTTCTGCACCAGATGTCGCTAGGCCTATTTCGTCTGATAGGATCCTTGGGGCGGAACATGATAGTGGCCAATACTTTTGGATCCTTTGCCATGTTGATTGTGATGGCTCTTGGCGGATACATCATTTCAAGAG ATCGCATTCCAAGTTGGTGGATATGGGGTTTTTGGATTTCTCCTTTAATGTATGCACAAAATTCGGCT TCGCTACGTCTTTTCTTTATTACAGACAGTACAAAATCAGGTCACCAACTATCCC TTGTCATCCCAGGAAAGCATTTCAAACAAAGAGGAATGGTTCTCCCATTTCAACCTCTTTCCATGGCTTTCAGCAATATCAATTACTATGTGGATGTCCCTTTG GAATTGAAACAACAAGGGATACAAGAAGAAAGGCTGCAGCTGCTTGTTAATGTTACTGGAGCTTTTAGGCCTGGAGTGTTGACAGCATTGGTTGGAGTAAGCGGGGCTGGAAAAACCACGCTAATGGATGTCTTGGCTGGAAGAAAAACTGGAGGTGTTATAGAAGGGAACATATACATATCTGGTTATCCCAAAAGGCAAGACAGTTTTGCAAGAATTTCCGGTTATTGTGAGCAGACAGATGTTCATTCCCCTTGCTTGACTGTCTGGGAGTCATTATTGTTCTCTGCTTGGCTCCGGTTATCTTCAGATGTTGACTTTGAAACACAAAAG GCCTTTGTTGAGGAGGTAATGGAACTGGTGGAACTCACTCCATTGAAAGGGGCACTAGTTGGTCTACCTGGAATTGATGGCTTGTCAACAGAACAACGAAAAAGATTAACAATAGCAGTTGAACTGGTTGCAAACCCATCTATAGTTTTCATGGATGAGCCCACTTCTGGATTGGATGCCAGGGCTGCAGCCATTGTAATGAGAACTGTTAGAAATATAGTGAATACTGGCCGAACGATCGTGTGCACAATCCATCAGCCTAGCATAGACATATTTGAATCGTTTGATGAG CTTCTGTTTATGAAGCGTGGAGGAGAGCTCATATATGCTGGTCCACTTGGCCCTAAATCTAGTGAACTTATCAATTATTTCGAG GCAGTGGAAGGGGTTTCGAAGATCAGGTCCGGATATAACCCTGCAACATGGATGTTGGAGGTTACTTCTTCAACAGAAGAAAACCGTTTGGGAGTGGACTTTGCAGAAATATACCGAAGATCAAGTTTATACCA GTATAATAAAGAATTGGTTGAAAGCTTGAGCAAGCCGAGCAATAATTCAAAAGAGTTGCATTTTCCAACCAAGTATTGTCGGTCATATTTTGATCAGTTTCTAACTTGTCTTTGGAAGCAAAATCTATCTTACTGGCGTAACCCACACTACACTGCTGTTCGCTTCTTTTACACTGTCATCATCTCCTTGATGCTTGGGACAATATGCTGGAGATTTGGTGCTAAAAG AGACATGCAGCAAGATCTATTCAATGCCATGGGATCCATGTATTCTGCAATCCTCTTCATTGGCATAACAAATGGCACAGCCGTTCAACCTGTTGTTTCGGTTGAAAGATTTGTTTCATATAGAGAAAGAGCTGCTGGGATGTATTCGGCCTTACCATTTGCTTTTGCTCAG GTTATTATTGAGTTTCCTTATGTGTTCGCACAGGCTATGATATACTCCACAATTTTCTATTCTATGGCTTCCTTTGTCTGGAGTGTTGATAGGTTCATATGGTACTTGTTCTTCATGTATGTTACTATGCTGTATTTTACCTTCTATGGAATGATGACAACGGCTGTCACACCAAATCATAATGTTGCTGCCATTATCGCTGCTCCATTTTATATGTTATGGAACCTTTTCAGTGGTTTTATGATTCCTCATAAG AGAATCCCTGTTTGGTGGAGATGGTATTACTGGGCAAACCCTGTAGCCTGGAGTCTTTATGGTCTCCTGACTTCACAGTATGGTGGTGATGAAAAATCTGTGAAGCTATCTAATGGGAATTCCATGGCTATTTCGCAAGTACTCAGAGTGGTGTTTGGGTACAGGCATGATTTCTTGTGCGTTGCCGCTGTTATGGTTGCTGGCTTCTGCGTATTTTTTGCAATAATATTTGCCTTTGCAATTAAATCCTTCAATTTCCAAAGGAGATGA